In a genomic window of Candidatus Competibacteraceae bacterium:
- the argB gene encoding acetylglutamate kinase → MALDAQAATQVAHVLTESLPYIRRFSGKTIVVKYGGNAMESEELKNGFARDIVLMKLVGFNPVVVHGGGPQISNLLKRIGKESRFVDGMRVTDSETMDVVEMVLGGLVNKEIVNNINRHGGCAVGLTGKDGDLIHARKLTITRQSPELKAPEIIDIGHVGEVASIDKSIVETLTAGNFIPVIAPIGVGKDGQSYNINADLVAGKIAEVLRAEKLILLTDTAGVKDKQGNLLTGLDARRVQELIDDGTIHGGMLPKIACALDAIRGGVKAAHIIDGRIEHAVLVELFTDAGIGTLMRGK, encoded by the coding sequence ATGGCTCTCGACGCCCAAGCCGCCACCCAGGTGGCGCACGTTTTGACCGAATCCCTGCCCTACATCCGCCGTTTCTCCGGCAAGACCATCGTGGTCAAATACGGCGGCAACGCCATGGAAAGCGAGGAGCTGAAAAACGGCTTCGCCCGCGACATCGTGCTGATGAAGCTGGTCGGCTTCAATCCGGTGGTGGTGCACGGCGGCGGGCCGCAAATCAGCAACCTGCTCAAGCGCATCGGCAAGGAAAGCCGCTTCGTCGACGGGATGCGGGTGACCGACAGCGAAACCATGGACGTGGTCGAAATGGTGTTGGGCGGGTTGGTCAACAAGGAAATCGTCAACAACATCAACCGTCACGGCGGTTGCGCGGTGGGCCTGACCGGCAAGGACGGCGATTTGATTCACGCCCGCAAACTGACCATCACCCGGCAAAGCCCAGAGCTTAAAGCGCCGGAAATTATCGACATCGGCCACGTCGGCGAAGTCGCCAGCATCGACAAATCCATCGTTGAAACGCTGACCGCCGGCAACTTTATTCCGGTGATCGCGCCCATCGGAGTGGGCAAGGACGGCCAGTCCTACAACATCAACGCCGATCTGGTGGCCGGCAAGATCGCCGAGGTGCTGCGCGCCGAGAAGCTGATCTTGCTGACCGACACGGCCGGCGTGAAGGACAAACAAGGCAATCTGCTGACCGGCCTCGACGCCCGACGGGTGCAGGAGTTGATCGACGACGGCACCATTCACGGCGGCATGTTGCCGAAAATCGCCTGCGCGCTGGACGCCATACGCGGCGGGGTGAAGGCGGCGCACATCATCGACGGCCGGATCGAACACGCCGTCTTGGTGGAACTGTTTACCGACGCCGGCATCGGCACCTTGATGCGGGGAAAATGA
- the dut gene encoding dUTP diphosphatase: MTHQTIELKILDPRLGQELPLPDYATAGSAGLDLRACLPEPLTVRPGETHLIPTGMAIHIADPGLVALVLPRSGLGHKHGIVLGNLVGLIDSDYQGELLISCWNRGHAPFTIAVGERIAQLVIVPVVRAQFSVVPEFTPSARGAGGFGHSGRH; the protein is encoded by the coding sequence ATGACCCACCAAACCATCGAACTGAAAATCCTCGATCCTCGCTTGGGTCAGGAACTGCCGCTACCTGATTACGCCACCGCCGGCTCGGCCGGCCTGGACCTGCGCGCCTGTTTGCCGGAACCGTTGACGGTGCGGCCGGGTGAAACTCACCTGATTCCGACCGGAATGGCCATCCACATCGCCGATCCCGGCTTGGTGGCGCTGGTGCTGCCGCGCTCCGGCCTCGGCCACAAACACGGCATCGTGCTCGGCAATCTGGTCGGCTTGATCGACAGCGACTATCAAGGCGAACTGCTGATCTCCTGTTGGAATCGGGGACATGCGCCGTTCACTATCGCCGTCGGCGAACGGATCGCCCAACTGGTGATCGTGCCGGTGGTGCGAGCACAATTTTCCGTCGTTCCCGAATTCACCCCCAGCGCGCGCGGGGCCGGCGGCTTCGGCCACTCCGGCCGGCACTGA
- a CDS encoding glycogen/starch/alpha-glucan phosphorylase: MSIKTLEKSKPASWLTELPPLGMDAKSITADFRHYFSHTLGRDRHTTYANYMYEALVLTLRDRLWERWKNTRYAYEADGGVRRAYYLSMEFLMGRALSNAMLNLGVNEPVNKALYEMGLTLEELAECENDAGLGNGGLGRLAACFMDSCATLRLPVVGYGIRYAYGMFRQRIENGYQVEEPDHWLRSGNLWDLERPEYTERIKFGGRTEGYLKADGEMGWRWLDTHDVLAVPYDVPIPGYQNGTVNTLRLWSAAATDEFDFEDFNSGSYTEAVGAKNMAENITMVLYPNDSTESGKELRLRQQYFLASASLQDVIRQWVRVRGEDFSDFAAKNCFQLNDTHPTIGVAELMRILMDDHGLKWDDAWAITSKVMAYTNHTLLPEALERWPVWLFRKLLPRVLDIIYEINARFLAEVARRWPGDIERQRRMSLIEEGYEQQVRMAYLAIAGSFSVNGVAALHSDLLKQGLFHDFYELWPEKFNNKTNGVTQRRWLASCNPGLNKLITDTIGPSWVTQLDDLRKLIPYAQDTKFRAKWRQIKHDNKVRLATLIEADCGVVFNTNALFDVQVKRIHEYKRQLLNILHVIHLYDRIKRGDTANWTPRCVLIGGKSAPGYYMAKVIIKLVNNVANVLNNDPEVGDKLKMAFLPNYRVSAMELIAPGTDLSEQISTAGKEASGTGNMKFMMNGAVTIGTLDGANIEIREECGDENFFLFGLTAQEVEARRSSYDPWAIIHGDADISRVMHLLESAHFNQFEQGIFDPILNSLTSPHDPWLTIADLRAYFDAQARVDKAYQDQELWTRMSIINTATSGKFSTDRTMLEYNAEIWKLKQLPEMPLI; the protein is encoded by the coding sequence ATGTCGATCAAAACGCTAGAAAAAAGCAAGCCAGCGTCCTGGCTGACGGAACTTCCTCCCTTGGGTATGGACGCCAAGAGCATCACCGCCGACTTCCGCCACTATTTCAGCCACACCCTGGGCCGCGACCGGCATACCACCTACGCCAATTACATGTACGAGGCGTTGGTGCTGACCCTGCGCGACCGGCTGTGGGAGCGCTGGAAGAATACCCGCTACGCTTACGAGGCCGACGGCGGCGTGCGGCGCGCCTACTACCTGTCCATGGAATTTTTAATGGGCCGCGCCTTGAGCAACGCCATGCTCAACTTGGGCGTCAACGAACCGGTCAACAAAGCCCTTTATGAAATGGGCCTGACCCTGGAAGAACTGGCCGAATGCGAAAACGACGCCGGCTTGGGCAACGGCGGCCTGGGCCGGCTGGCCGCCTGCTTCATGGACAGTTGCGCCACCTTGCGCCTGCCGGTGGTCGGTTACGGTATCCGCTACGCCTACGGCATGTTCCGCCAGCGCATCGAAAACGGCTATCAGGTCGAGGAGCCGGATCACTGGCTGCGCAGCGGCAACCTGTGGGATCTGGAGCGACCGGAGTACACCGAGCGCATCAAGTTCGGCGGGCGCACCGAAGGCTATCTGAAAGCCGACGGCGAAATGGGCTGGCGCTGGCTCGACACCCACGACGTGCTGGCGGTGCCCTACGACGTGCCGATCCCCGGCTATCAGAACGGCACGGTCAACACCCTGCGGCTGTGGTCGGCGGCCGCCACCGACGAATTCGATTTCGAGGATTTCAACTCCGGCAGCTACACCGAGGCGGTCGGCGCCAAGAATATGGCGGAAAACATCACCATGGTGCTCTATCCCAACGACTCCACCGAAAGCGGTAAGGAGTTGCGGTTGCGCCAGCAATATTTCCTGGCCTCCGCCAGCCTGCAAGACGTGATCCGGCAATGGGTGCGCGTACGCGGCGAAGATTTCAGCGACTTCGCCGCCAAGAACTGCTTCCAGCTCAACGACACCCATCCGACCATCGGCGTGGCGGAATTGATGCGGATCTTGATGGACGATCACGGCCTCAAGTGGGACGACGCCTGGGCGATCACCAGCAAGGTGATGGCCTACACCAACCACACCCTGCTGCCCGAAGCGCTGGAGCGCTGGCCGGTGTGGCTGTTCCGCAAACTGCTGCCGCGGGTGCTGGACATCATCTACGAAATCAACGCCCGGTTCCTGGCCGAAGTGGCCCGCCGCTGGCCCGGCGACATCGAGCGCCAGCGCCGCATGTCGCTGATCGAGGAAGGCTACGAGCAGCAGGTGCGCATGGCCTATCTGGCCATCGCCGGCAGTTTTTCGGTGAACGGCGTGGCCGCGCTGCACTCCGACTTGCTCAAGCAGGGCTTGTTCCACGACTTCTACGAGCTGTGGCCGGAGAAGTTCAACAACAAGACCAACGGCGTCACCCAGCGGCGCTGGCTGGCCAGTTGCAACCCCGGCCTGAACAAGTTGATCACCGACACCATCGGGCCGAGCTGGGTCACGCAACTGGACGATCTGCGCAAGCTCATTCCCTATGCCCAGGACACCAAGTTCCGCGCCAAGTGGCGGCAGATCAAACACGACAACAAGGTCCGGCTGGCGACCCTGATCGAGGCCGACTGCGGGGTGGTGTTCAACACCAACGCGCTGTTCGACGTGCAGGTCAAGCGCATTCACGAATACAAGCGCCAGTTGCTCAACATCCTGCACGTCATCCACCTGTACGACCGCATCAAGCGCGGTGACACCGCGAACTGGACGCCGCGGTGCGTGCTGATCGGCGGCAAGTCGGCGCCCGGCTATTACATGGCGAAAGTCATCATCAAGCTGGTCAACAACGTCGCTAACGTCCTCAACAACGATCCCGAAGTCGGCGACAAGCTCAAGATGGCATTCCTGCCCAACTACCGGGTCTCGGCGATGGAGCTGATCGCGCCTGGCACCGATCTCTCCGAGCAAATCTCGACCGCCGGCAAAGAAGCCTCCGGCACCGGCAATATGAAGTTCATGATGAACGGCGCCGTCACCATCGGCACCCTGGATGGCGCCAACATCGAAATCCGTGAGGAATGCGGCGACGAGAACTTCTTCCTGTTCGGTCTGACCGCTCAGGAGGTCGAGGCGCGGCGGTCGAGCTACGATCCGTGGGCGATCATCCACGGCGACGCGGACATTTCCCGAGTGATGCACTTGCTCGAAAGCGCTCACTTCAACCAGTTCGAACAGGGTATCTTCGATCCGATCTTGAATTCGCTGACCAGCCCGCACGACCCGTGGCTGACCATCGCCGACCTGCGCGCCTACTTCGACGCGCAAGCCCGCGTCGACAAGGCTTATCAGGATCAGGAATTGTGGACCCGGATGAGCATCATCAACACCGCCACCAGCGGTAAATTCTCCACCGACCGCACCATGCTGGAATACAACGCCGAGATCTGGAAGCTCAAGCAACTCCCGGAAATGCCGTTGATCTGA
- a CDS encoding NAD-dependent protein deacylase — protein MSDPNPAIVARIAAEMRRAHRLLFITGAGISADSGLPTYRGIGGLYNDQTTEDHFSIETALSGAMLDAQPAITWKYLHQIESTCRGACFNDAHAIIAELEQHFEVCVLTQNIDGFHRNAGSRNLIEIHGDIHDLHCTRCRYASTVADYSALELPPSCPNCQAPVRPRVVLFGEMLPSDAIQHLYAELDKGFDLVFSVGTTSVFPYIAGPVVQASQMGIPTVEINPTETNVTRFVEYKLASGAAASLRAIRQAFQSVSA, from the coding sequence ATGTCCGACCCGAATCCCGCCATCGTCGCTCGCATTGCTGCTGAAATGCGCCGCGCCCACCGGTTGCTGTTCATCACCGGCGCCGGCATTTCCGCCGACTCCGGCTTGCCGACCTATCGCGGCATCGGCGGGCTGTACAACGATCAGACCACCGAGGATCACTTTTCCATCGAAACCGCCCTGTCCGGCGCGATGCTAGACGCACAGCCGGCAATCACCTGGAAATACCTGCATCAAATCGAAAGCACCTGCCGGGGGGCGTGTTTCAACGACGCCCACGCCATCATCGCCGAGCTGGAACAGCACTTCGAGGTCTGCGTGCTGACGCAGAACATTGACGGCTTTCATCGCAACGCCGGCAGCCGCAACCTGATCGAAATTCATGGTGACATCCACGACCTGCACTGCACCCGCTGTCGCTATGCCAGTACGGTCGCCGATTACAGCGCGCTGGAACTGCCGCCGTCTTGCCCGAACTGCCAAGCGCCGGTCAGGCCGCGCGTGGTGTTGTTCGGCGAAATGCTGCCCTCCGACGCCATCCAGCATCTTTACGCGGAGCTCGATAAAGGTTTTGATCTGGTGTTCAGCGTCGGCACCACCAGCGTGTTTCCCTACATCGCCGGTCCGGTGGTGCAAGCCAGTCAGATGGGCATTCCGACCGTGGAAATCAATCCGACCGAGACCAACGTCACCCGCTTCGTGGAATACAAACTGGCTTCGGGCGCGGCGGCGAGCCTGCGGGCGATCCGGCAGGCCTTCCAGTCGGTCTCAGCCTAA
- a CDS encoding ParA family protein, with protein MRRVVFNQKGGVGKSTIACNLAAISAARGRRTLVVDLDPQANASRYLLGKALDDQKKTLAHFFDDILAYKLFPEKPESYVVPTRFANLGVMPSDPRLEDLQVKLESRYKMYKLREALEAFKGFDNIFIDTPPALNFFTRSALIAADTCLIPFDCDDFSRRALYTLMESVREIQADHNRALRIEGIVVNHYQARANLPVRLVEELRSEGLPILEAFLSASIKIRESHAQALPMIHLDPRHKLTREFEALYGLLAT; from the coding sequence ATGCGCCGAGTCGTCTTCAACCAAAAAGGGGGGGTGGGCAAATCCACCATCGCGTGCAATCTGGCCGCCATCAGCGCCGCGCGCGGCCGGCGGACGCTGGTCGTCGACCTGGACCCGCAAGCCAACGCCTCGCGCTACCTGTTGGGGAAAGCGCTGGACGATCAGAAGAAAACCCTCGCCCACTTCTTCGACGATATTCTGGCCTACAAGCTATTTCCCGAGAAGCCGGAAAGCTACGTCGTTCCAACCCGCTTCGCCAATCTCGGGGTCATGCCGTCCGACCCCCGGCTGGAAGACCTGCAAGTCAAGCTCGAATCGCGCTACAAGATGTACAAGCTGCGCGAGGCGCTCGAAGCGTTCAAAGGTTTCGACAACATTTTCATCGATACTCCGCCAGCCTTGAATTTTTTCACGCGCTCGGCGCTGATCGCCGCCGATACGTGCTTGATTCCCTTCGATTGCGACGACTTTTCCCGCCGCGCTCTCTACACTCTGATGGAAAGCGTGCGCGAAATTCAGGCCGACCACAACCGCGCCTTGCGGATCGAAGGCATCGTGGTCAATCACTATCAAGCCCGCGCCAACTTGCCGGTGCGGCTGGTCGAGGAGCTGCGCTCCGAAGGGCTGCCGATCCTGGAAGCCTTTCTGTCCGCCTCGATTAAAATTCGCGAATCCCACGCTCAGGCGCTGCCGATGATCCACCTGGATCCCCGACATAAACTGACCCGCGAATTTGAAGCGCTTTATGGCTTGCTGGCGACTTGA
- the gorA gene encoding glutathione-disulfide reductase gives MTKHYDLIAIGGGSGGLSVAERAARYGARCALIEGGRLGGTCVNVGCVPKKVMWYAAHLAHALDDAPGYGFRLDYFDFDWRKLKSARDRFVGGINDWYQGYLAEAGVELIRGFARFVNTRTLDVDGERFTAHHIVIATGGRPRIPDLPGAEFGITSDGFFELEACPPRIAIAGGGYIAVELAGMLHTLGADVTLLVRKDEVLRTFDAAIREELMLRLREDGINVMARTEIRAVAQLARGALNLHCAGRDKPLETDTLLWAIGRIPNTDTLNLEAANLKLNADGTIPTDPYQNTPVPQIYALGDITERFHLTPVAIAAGRRLADRLFGQQPERHLPYENIPSVVFSHPPIGTIGLTEEDARAQHGEAVRVYQTRFRPMYHAFTARPTHTLMKLVCVGPDEKIVGCHLIGEGVDEMLQGFAVAVRMGATKRDFDDTVAIHPTSAEELVTIR, from the coding sequence ATGACCAAGCACTACGACCTCATCGCTATCGGTGGTGGCAGCGGCGGCCTGTCGGTGGCGGAACGAGCGGCCCGTTATGGCGCCCGCTGCGCGCTGATCGAAGGCGGCCGGCTCGGCGGCACCTGCGTCAACGTCGGCTGCGTGCCGAAAAAGGTGATGTGGTACGCCGCCCATCTGGCACATGCCCTCGATGACGCGCCCGGCTACGGTTTCCGGCTCGATTATTTCGATTTCGACTGGCGAAAGCTGAAAAGCGCCCGCGACCGCTTCGTCGGCGGGATCAACGACTGGTATCAAGGCTATCTCGCCGAAGCGGGCGTGGAACTGATTCGCGGCTTCGCCCGCTTCGTGAACACCCGCACCCTAGACGTTGACGGCGAGCGCTTCACCGCCCATCACATCGTGATCGCCACCGGTGGTCGGCCCCGCATTCCCGACCTTCCCGGCGCGGAATTCGGCATCACCTCGGACGGGTTTTTCGAGTTGGAAGCCTGTCCGCCCCGCATTGCCATCGCCGGCGGCGGTTACATCGCCGTCGAACTGGCGGGGATGTTGCACACCCTGGGGGCCGACGTGACGCTGCTGGTCCGCAAAGACGAAGTTTTGCGGACCTTCGATGCCGCCATCCGCGAAGAACTGATGCTGCGCCTGCGCGAGGACGGTATCAACGTAATGGCCCGGACCGAGATTCGGGCGGTGGCGCAGCTGGCTAGAGGCGCGCTCAACCTGCACTGCGCCGGCCGGGATAAGCCCCTGGAAACCGACACCCTGCTCTGGGCCATCGGTCGTATCCCCAACACCGACACGCTCAATCTTGAGGCGGCGAACCTCAAGCTGAACGCCGATGGCACCATCCCCACCGATCCGTATCAGAACACCCCTGTTCCCCAAATTTACGCCCTGGGCGATATCACCGAGCGCTTTCATCTGACGCCGGTGGCCATCGCCGCCGGACGCCGGCTGGCCGACCGCCTGTTCGGCCAGCAGCCGGAACGCCACCTGCCTTATGAAAATATTCCCAGCGTGGTGTTCAGCCACCCGCCCATCGGCACGATCGGCCTGACCGAAGAAGACGCGCGAGCCCAACACGGCGAGGCGGTGCGAGTTTATCAGACCCGGTTCCGGCCGATGTATCACGCCTTTACCGCCCGTCCGACCCATACCCTGATGAAACTGGTGTGCGTCGGACCAGATGAAAAAATCGTCGGCTGTCACCTTATCGGCGAGGGGGTGGACGAGATGCTGCAAGGCTTTGCCGTCGCCGTGCGCATGGGCGCCACCAAGCGCGATTTCGACGATACCGTGGCGATTCATCCCACCAGCGCCGAAGAATTGGTTACGATACGCTGA
- a CDS encoding phosphomannomutase/phosphoglucomutase, which translates to MLKSIFREYDIRGVVDRDLTPDVVRAIGQAIGSLAGERDETAVIVGRDARLSSPLLCQALKAGIHAAGLDVLDLGTVSTPLLYYATHTLGVSHAGVMVTGSHNPPQYNGLKIVIDKIALHGAVIRDLRRRIETGDLRHGRGRDHFTDIDSDYIRRLAQALQLSRPRKVVVDCGNAIAAKTAPDLLRALGCEVVELYCEVDGRFPNHHPDPSIPENLADLQAAVRAHRADIGLAFDGDADRLGVVTDAGEIIWPDRVLMPLAEEVLNSHPGAGVVYDIKCSWHLTRLIERLGGQPIPWKTGHSLIKAKMRETGALLGGEMAGHFVHADDWFGFDDAFYAAARLLRLLARQNRSSAEFFAAYPTGFNTPELRLDMAEGEPFAFMARLCAQADFGPDARIITLDGLRVEFPHGWGLVRASNTTPSLTLRFEADDTANLADIQERFRRPMLALQADLTLPF; encoded by the coding sequence ATGCTGAAATCCATTTTTCGGGAATACGACATTCGCGGCGTGGTGGATCGCGACCTGACACCTGACGTGGTGCGGGCTATCGGCCAAGCGATAGGCAGCCTCGCCGGCGAACGGGACGAAACCGCTGTAATCGTCGGACGCGATGCGCGGCTGTCCAGCCCACTGCTGTGCCAAGCGCTCAAAGCCGGCATCCACGCCGCCGGGCTGGACGTGCTGGATTTGGGCACGGTCTCGACGCCGTTGTTGTACTACGCCACGCATACCCTCGGCGTCAGTCACGCCGGAGTGATGGTGACCGGCAGCCACAATCCGCCGCAGTACAACGGCCTGAAGATCGTGATCGACAAGATCGCCCTGCACGGGGCGGTCATTCGCGACCTGCGCCGGCGCATCGAAACCGGCGATCTGCGCCACGGTCGCGGCCGCGATCACTTCACCGACATCGACAGCGACTACATTCGCCGGCTCGCGCAAGCCCTGCAACTTTCCAGACCGCGCAAGGTGGTGGTGGATTGCGGCAACGCCATCGCCGCCAAAACGGCGCCCGACTTGCTGCGGGCGTTGGGCTGCGAAGTGGTCGAACTGTATTGCGAGGTGGACGGACGTTTTCCCAACCATCATCCCGATCCCAGCATCCCGGAAAATCTAGCCGATTTGCAAGCGGCGGTGCGCGCGCATCGAGCCGATATCGGGCTGGCTTTCGACGGCGACGCCGACCGGCTGGGCGTGGTCACCGACGCGGGCGAGATCATCTGGCCGGATCGGGTGCTGATGCCGCTGGCCGAGGAAGTGCTGAACTCGCATCCCGGCGCGGGCGTGGTGTATGACATCAAATGCTCCTGGCATCTGACCCGTCTGATCGAGCGGCTGGGCGGCCAGCCGATTCCCTGGAAAACCGGCCATTCGTTGATCAAGGCCAAGATGCGCGAAACCGGCGCCTTGCTCGGCGGCGAAATGGCGGGGCATTTCGTCCACGCCGACGACTGGTTCGGCTTCGACGATGCCTTCTACGCCGCCGCCCGCTTGTTGCGGCTGTTGGCCCGCCAGAACCGTTCCAGCGCCGAATTCTTTGCCGCCTATCCGACCGGCTTCAACACACCGGAGCTGCGGCTGGACATGGCCGAAGGAGAACCGTTCGCTTTCATGGCCCGGCTGTGCGCGCAAGCCGATTTCGGACCGGACGCCCGAATCATCACCCTGGACGGACTGCGCGTGGAATTTCCGCACGGCTGGGGGCTGGTGCGCGCGTCCAACACCACGCCCAGCTTGACCTTGCGCTTCGAGGCCGACGATACAGCCAACCTTGCCGATATTCAGGAGCGGTTTCGACGGCCGATGCTGGCGTTACAAGCGGACTTGACCCTGCCTTTTTAA
- a CDS encoding gamma carbonic anhydrase family protein, which produces MSVRPFEQHVPRVHPTAFVDDTAVVIGDVDIGEHSSVWPLCVVRGDIQSIRIGARTSIQDGTIIHVTHDSRFCPGGQPTLVGNDVTVGHKTILHACTIEDYCLIGMGAIVMDKAVVQAWVTLGAGSVVPPGKVLDSGYLYVGSPAKRVRPLSERERDFLGYSPQNYQRLKDRHQALLA; this is translated from the coding sequence ATGTCTGTCCGCCCCTTCGAGCAACACGTTCCGCGCGTTCACCCCACCGCGTTCGTCGATGACACCGCCGTGGTGATCGGCGATGTCGACATCGGCGAACACAGTTCGGTCTGGCCGCTGTGCGTGGTGCGCGGCGACATTCAAAGCATCCGCATCGGCGCCCGCACCAGCATCCAGGATGGCACCATCATTCACGTCACCCACGACAGCCGCTTTTGTCCGGGCGGTCAACCGACCTTGGTCGGCAACGATGTCACGGTCGGTCATAAAACGATCCTGCACGCCTGCACTATCGAGGATTATTGCCTGATCGGGATGGGCGCCATCGTGATGGATAAGGCGGTGGTCCAAGCCTGGGTAACGCTGGGCGCCGGCAGCGTGGTGCCGCCCGGCAAGGTGCTTGACAGCGGCTATCTGTACGTCGGCAGCCCCGCCAAGCGCGTTCGCCCGCTGAGCGAGCGCGAGCGGGACTTCCTGGGCTACTCGCCTCAAAATTACCAGCGCTTGAAAGACCGACATCAAGCCCTCTTGGCCTAG
- a CDS encoding DUF2625 family protein, with protein MSLIEDLITQIETSKNNIEIIKNDCPDNILLNILQITDRSTLGTIIKFTNGILIKEKFLRLFGGNDSEWTDSIKKWNNIPGQENIDNIPSGCLFIGFDVVGGFFAINGGYFGQELGKVYYFAPDTLEWENLNMGYSDFISWCISGNVDKFYESFIWKNSEEIILNTKRGQGISFYPVLWSKEGKEINKTRKKIVPLKELWALNLEMKEKINV; from the coding sequence ATGAGCTTAATTGAAGATCTAATTACACAAATTGAAACATCTAAAAACAACATTGAAATAATAAAAAATGATTGTCCAGATAATATTTTATTGAATATTTTACAAATAACAGATCGCTCGACATTAGGAACAATTATCAAATTTACAAATGGAATTCTCATCAAAGAAAAATTCTTAAGACTATTCGGTGGTAATGATTCGGAGTGGACAGATTCAATAAAAAAATGGAATAACATCCCTGGCCAGGAAAATATTGATAATATTCCATCTGGATGTTTATTTATTGGGTTTGATGTGGTTGGTGGATTTTTTGCAATTAATGGCGGTTACTTTGGTCAAGAATTAGGAAAGGTATATTATTTTGCACCAGATACACTTGAATGGGAAAATCTAAATATGGGATATTCTGATTTTATCTCTTGGTGTATTTCAGGAAATGTCGATAAATTTTATGAATCATTTATTTGGAAAAACTCGGAAGAGATAATTCTAAATACAAAAAGAGGACAAGGAATTTCATTTTATCCTGTTTTGTGGTCCAAAGAAGGCAAAGAAATTAATAAAACGAGAAAAAAAATAGTTCCATTAAAAGAATTGTGGGCATTAAATTTAGAGATGAAAGAAAAAATAAATGTCTAA